A DNA window from Lachancea thermotolerans CBS 6340 chromosome G complete sequence contains the following coding sequences:
- the RPB2 gene encoding DNA-directed RNA polymerase II subunit RPB2 (highly similar to uniprot|P08518 Saccharomyces cerevisiae YOR151C RPB2 RNA polymerase II second largest subunit B150, part of central core), with amino-acid sequence MSTEEFYEEDPYGYEDDEASITAEDSWTVISAFFREKGLVSQQLDSFNQFINYTIQDSIVEDSTLILEQLAQHTTEADNISRKYEISFGKIYLAKPSMTESDGVSHAMYPQEARLRNLTYASGLFVEIRKRTYEAVDIPGRDLKYEVIDEESEMSDESKIFIGRVPIMLRSKYCLLDELTESDLYKLKECPFDMGGYFIINGSEKVLIAQERSAGNIVQVFKKSAPSPISHIAEIRSALEKGSRFISTLQVKLYGREGSTNRTIKATLPYIKQDIPIVIIFRALGIIPDGEILEHICYDVNDWQMLELLKPCVEEGFVIQDRETALDFIGRRGTALGIKKEKRIQYAKDILQKEFLPHITQLEGFESRKAFFLGYMINRLLLCALDRKDQDDRDHFGKKRLDLAGPLLAQLFKTLFRKLTRDILRFMQRSVEEAKDFNLKLAVKATTITAGLKYALATGNWGEQKKAMTSRAGVSQVLNRYTYSSTLSHLRRTNTPIGRDGKLAKPRQLHNTHWGLVCPAETPEGQACGLVKNLSLMSCISVGTDPLPIITFLNEWGMEPLEDYVPHQSPDATRVFVNGVWHGIHRNPAKLVDTIRKLRRKGDVTSEVSIVRDIREKELKIFTDAGRVYRPLFIVDENEETGVKELKLRKGHIRKLMMTEYQDIEGGFEEEDINYTWSSLLNEGLVEYIDAEEEETILIAMQHEDLDPTIEAADPEEELDPAKRIKAIHHSSTFTHCEIHPSMILGVAASIIPFPDHNQSPRNTYQSAMGKQAMGVFLTNYSVRMDTMANILYYPQKPLGTTRSMEYLKFRELPAGQNAIVAIACYSGYNQEDSMIMNQSSIDRGLFRSLFFRSYMDQEKRIGMSITESFEKPQRTNTLRMKHGTYDKLDDDGLIAPGVRVSGDDMIIGKTTPIPPDAEELGQRTAFHSKRDASTPLRSTENGIVDQVLITTNQEGLKFVKVRVRTTKVPQIGDKFASRHGQKGTIGITYRREDMPFTAEGVVPDLIINPHAIPSRMTVAHLIECLLSKVAALSGNEGDASPFTDITVDGISRLLREHGYQSRGFEVMYNGHTGKKLMAQIFFGPTYYQRLRHMVDDKIHARARGPVQVLTRQPVEGRSRDGGLRFGEMERDCMIAHGAAAFLKERLMEASDAFRVHICGVCGLMTVVAKLKHNQFECRGCKNKIDIYQIHIPYAAKLLFQELMAMNIAPRLYTDRSRDF; translated from the coding sequence ATGTCGACCGAGGAGTTTTATGAGGAAGACCCATACGGATACGAGGATGATGAGGCTTCAATCACGGCGGAAGATTCCTGGACTGTGATATCTGCATTTTTCCGTGAGAAGGGTCTAGTGTCACAGCAGCTGGACTCTTTCAACCAGTTCATCAACTACACGATCCAGGACTCAATTGTGGAGGACTCGACGCTGATTTTGGAACAGCTGGCGCAGCATACAACGGAGGCTGACAACATCAGCCGCAAGTATGAAATCAGCTTCGGCAAAATCTATCTGGCAAAGCCCTCGATGACAGAGTCCGATGGCGTCTCACACGCAATGTACCCACAAGAGGCGCGTTTGCGTAACCTGACGTACGCGTCCGGTCTGTTCGTGGAGATCCGCAAGCGGACCTATGAAGCCGTGGACATTCCTGGTCGTGACCTCAAATATGAGGTAATTGACGAGGAGAGCGAGATGTCGGATGAAAGCAAGATCTTCATCGGACGTGTACCCATCATGCTGCGTTCCAAATACTGCCTACTGGACGAGCTGACAGAGAGCGATCTATACAAGCTGAAAGAATGCCCGTTTGACATGGGTGGTtacttcatcatcaacgGTTCCGAAAAGGTCCTGATTGCTCAGGAACGTTCCGCAGGTAACATCGTCCAGGTCTTTAAAAAGTCCGCGCCTTCGCCCATTTCACATATCGCAGAGATACGGTCCGCGCTGGAAAAAGGGTCGAGATTCATCAGTACGCTTCAAGTCAAGCTGTATGGACGTGAGGGTAGCACTAACCGTACCATCAAAGCCACTCTTCCCTACATCAAGCAAGACATTCCCATCGTTATCATATTCAGAGCCCTTGGCATCATTCCCGATGGTGAAATCCTAGAGCATATCTGTTACGACGTCAATGACTGGCAAATGCTAGAACTCCTGAAGCCGTGTGTTGAGGAGGGTTTTGTCATTCAGGATAGAGAAACCGCGTTAGACTTTATTGGTCGTCGTGGTACCGCTTTGGGaatcaagaaagaaaagagaaTTCAGTACGCTAAAGACATTTTGCAAAAGGAGTTCCTGCCTCACATTACTCAGCtcgaaggttttgaaagtagAAAAGCATTTTTCCTAGGTTACATGATCAACAGGTTGTTGCTGTGTGCCCTCGACCGTAAGGATCAAGATGACCGTGATCATTTTGGTAAGAAGAGATTAGATTTGGCTGGTCCACTATTAgcgcagcttttcaagaccttgTTCAGAAAACTTACGAGAGATATTCTTCGGTTTATGCAAAGATCGGTGGAAGAggccaaagacttcaaTTTGAAGTTGGCCGTCAAAGCAACTACTATTACTGCTGGTTTGAAATACGCATTAGCCACCGGTAACTGGGGtgaacaaaagaaggccaTGACCTCTAGAGCAGGtgtttctcaagttttAAACAGATACACTTATTCTTCTACTCTGTCGCATTTAAGAAGAACCAACACACCAATCGGTCGTGATGGTAAACTTGCCAAGCCTCGTCAATTGCATAACACACATTGGGGTCTAGTGTGTCCCGCGGAAACACCAGAAGGTCAAGCATGTGGTCtggtgaaaaatttgtCGCTGATGTCCTGCATTTCTGTCGGCACAGATCCATTGCCAATTATaacctttttgaatgagTGGGGTATGGAACCGCTGGAGGATTACGTTCCACATCAATCCCCTGACGCTACTAGAGTCTTTGTCAATGGTGTGTGGCATGGTATCCACAGAAACCCAGCTAAGCTTGTTGACACAATTAGAAAGCTGAGAAGAAAAGGTGATGTTACTTCTGAAGTTTCCATCGTCAGAGATATTCGTGAAAAGGAACTCAAAATCTTTACAGACGCCGGTAGAGTTTACAGACCACTGTTTAtcgttgatgaaaatgaggAAACTGGAGTGAAAGAATTGAAGCTGAGGAAAGGCCACATCAGAAAACTGATGATGACTGAGTATCAGGATATCGAGGGtggctttgaagaagaagacatTAACTATACGTGGTCCTCACTGTTGAATGAAGGCTTGGTTGAGTACAttgatgctgaagaagaagaaacaatTTTGATTGCCATGCAACACGAAGATCTTGATCCAACTATTGAGGCGGCTGATCCAGAGGAGGAACTTGATCCTGCCAAACGTATCAAGGCTATTCATCACTCAAGCACATTCACGCATTGTGAAATTCACCCATCGATGATTCTTGGTGTCGCTGCCTCTATTATTCCTTTCCCTGATCACAACCAGTCTCCTCGTAACACATACCAATCTGCTATGGGTAAACAAGCTATGGGTGTATTCTTGACCAATTACAGTGTCCGTATGGATACTATGGCAAATATTCTGTACTATCCTCAGAAGCCCCTTGGTACAACTCGTTCAATGGAGTACTTGAAGTTCAGAGAGCTGCCCGCCGGTCAGAATGCGATTGTCGCTATTGCATGTTATTCTGGTTACAACCAGGAAGATTCCATGATTATGAATCAATCCTCGATCGACAGAGGTCTCTTCCGGTCATTGTTTTTCAGATCTTACATGGACCAAGAGAAACGTATTGGTATGTCCATCACAGAATCCTTTGAAAAGCCTCAGCGGACAAATACCTTACGGATGAAGCACGGAACTTATGACAAGCTAGATGATGACGGGTTGATTGCTCCTGGTGTTAGAGTATCTGGTGATGATATGATTATCGGTAAAACAACACCCATTCCTCCCGATGCCGAAGAGTTGGGTCAAAGAACTGCATTCCACTCTAAACGTGACGCTTCAACACCTCTTAGAAGTACTGAAAACGGTATTGTTGACCAGGTGTTGATTACCACCAATCAAGAAGGTTTGAAATTCGTGAAAGTCAGAGTGAGAACAACTAAAGTTCCACAGATTGGTGATAAATTCGCCTCTAGACACGGTCAAAAAGGTACCATTGGTATCACTTACCGTAGAGAAGATATGCCTTTCACTGCGGAAGGTGTTGTACCTGATTTGATCATCAATCCTCATGCCATTCCATCGCGTATGACAGTCGCACATTTGATTGAATGTCTTCTGAGTAAGGTCGCGGCACTTTCAGGTAATGAGGGTGACGCTTCTCCGTTCACTGACATTACTGTGGATGGTATTTCTAGGTTACTGCGTGAGCACGGCTATCAGTCTCGTGGCTTTGAAGTCATGTACAATGGTCATACGGGTAAAAAGCTGATGGCTCAAATATTCTTCGGGCCAACATATTACCAGCGTCTGAGACATATGGTGGATGACAAGATCCACGCAAGAGCACGTGGTCCGGTACAAGTCCTAACAAGACAGCCAGTCGAGGGTAGATCAAGAGACGGTGGTTTGAGATTTGGTGAAATGGAGAGAGACTGTATGATTGCACATGGTGCTGCcgcatttttgaaagaaagaCTTATGGAAGCCTCTGACGCATTTAGAGTTCACATCTGTGGTGTTTGCGGTTTGATGACTGTAGTTGCCAAGCTCAAACACAACCAATTCGAATGCCGCGGCTGCAAAAATAAGATTGACATATATCAGATCCACATTCCTTACGCTGCTAAGCTTCTGTTCCAAGAGCTGATGGCGATGAACATCGCGCCGCGTCTATATACTGATCGCTCTAGGGATTTCTAG
- the MRP20 gene encoding mitochondrial 54S ribosomal protein uL23m (similar to uniprot|P32387 Saccharomyces cerevisiae YDR405W MRP20 Mitochondrial ribosomal protein of the large subunit), translating into MKKRNGIFQEPFDEQRQKFKRTQRRSEVTEMPRLVRKWLNAVPTAVKNNFKIRSFATVSEVRDTTTINVTATEPVKVSDKILNWSREAIAQGKPHFKVGGTPVFFPKARVVLLRPNAKHTPFQAKFIVPKSFNKLDLRDYLFHVYGLRAMNVTTQLLHGKYTRVNQVMPRYRSAQIKKMTIDMAEPFVWPAEPVDKEPWAATLVEDLQKYREEQTRIGSDKFKPGTAFDGALGPYQPPPQPFVPKFLKRRITNSRRRAQARVSQLERLLKVDKFAQASS; encoded by the coding sequence ATGAAAAAGCGAAAtggaatttttcaagagccTTTTGATGAGCAGAGGcagaaattcaagagaaCTCAAAGGCGATCAGAGGTGACTGAGATGCCCAGGCTGGTCAGAAAGTGGTTAAATGCGGTTCCCACCGCTGTGAAGaataatttcaaaatcaggAGTTTTGCTACTGTAAGCGAAGTGAGGGATACTACAACGATAAACGTCACGGCTACAGAGCCAGTCAAAGTCAGTGACAAGATTCTGAATTGGTCGCGGGAGGCAATCGCTCAAGGCAAGCCACACTTCAAGGTTGGCGGAACACCTGTGTTCTTTCCGAAGGCGCGCGTCGTCTTGCTGAGGCCGAATGCCAAGCACACGCCGTTCCAGGCTAAATTTATCGTACCTAAGTCgttcaacaagctggacCTCCGCGACTACCTTTTCCACGTATATGGACTGAGGGCCATGAACGTGACTACGCAACTTCTGCATGGCAAGTACACGCGTGTCAACCAAGTGATGCCGCGTTACAGATCGGCgcaaatcaagaaaatgacCATCGACATGGCAGAGCCTTTTGTGTGGCCCGCAGAGCCCGTGGACAAAGAGCCCTGGGCCGCGACGCTGGTGGAGGACCTCCAGAAATATCGTGAGGAGCAAACCCGTATCGGCTCGGACAAATTCAAGCCTGGCACCGCGTTCGATGGCGCGCTCGGGCCCTACCAGCCTCCACCACAGCCTTTTGTACCCAAGTTCCTTAAGCGCAGAATAACAAACAGCAGGCGCCGGGCGCAGGCGCGTGTGTCGCAGCTGGAGAGGTTACTGAAGGTGGACAAGTTTGCTCAGGCCAGCTCCTGA
- a CDS encoding KLTH0G03014p (weakly similar to uniprot|Q99325 Saccharomyces cerevisiae YOR152C), translating into MPNPIVYVFQALPLSNFVELAAWLVISRELLGRFCEMEAGRGGFSGFERPAYGAEKSTWISYLQNMSSQANRDKYVFGKLTTFVLRAVEKWPLDIKILDTSFQAVVAWIGRLGRRAQPSTESQSWAWTYQWFSASTSQPTAAGEEEYDLLEDVLRDFKKS; encoded by the coding sequence ATGCCAAATCCCATCGTATATGTATTTCAAGCGCTTCCACTGTCGAATTTTGTGGAGCTCGCCGCATGGCTTGTGATCAGCAGGGAGCTGCTCGGGCGGTTTTGCGAGATGGAGGCGGGCCGGGGCGGGTTCTCTGGGTTCGAGAGACCGGCATACGGCGCCGAGAAGAGCACGTGGATCAGCTACCTTCAGAATATGTCGAGCCAAGCTAATCGTGATAAATACGTTTTTGGAAAGCTGACCACTTTCGTACTTCGCGCGGTCGAGAAGTGGCCTCTAGACATCAAAATCCTCGACACCAGCTTCCAGGCGGTCGTGGCCTGGATCGGGCGGCTGGGACGTAGGGCGCAACCCAGCACCGAGTCCCAGAGCTGGGCCTGGACCTACCAATGGTTTTCGGCAAGTACTAGCCAGCCCACGGCCGCGGGTGAAGAGGAGTACGATCTTCTGGAAGACGTGCTACGGGACTTTAAAAAGTCGTAG